The DNA sequence ACCGCCGGAATCGTCGGCGGGGAGAACCTCGGCTTCGCAATCTCGTCGCGGATGCTCCGAAAGACGGTGCCGCCGCTCGTCCGTGACGCCCGAAAAAATCAGTCCGAAATCTCGATGCGGTCACCGTCGTCGGTTTCCGTCTCGGCGATGGGGAGTCTGACTTCGAGGACGCCGTTGCGGTAGGTCGCCTCGATGCCGTCCTTTTCGACCGACTTGGGCAGGGTCACGCGTTCCGAGAGTTCGCGGGCACGGTTGAAGTCGTCACCCGACACCTCGTGTTTTCCGGCGACAGTCAGCGCGTCGTCGTTGAATGAGACTTCGATTTCCTCCTTCTCGAATCCGGGGAGGTCGGCCACGAGGATGAATTCACCGTCGTGCTCTTTCAGGTCCAAGTGCGTGCCGCCGTGGGAGTGGCCTTGTAGGTCCTGCCGCAGGTCGCTCACGCCCCACATGCGGGCGCGCATCTGTTCGAACATTCGGTCCATGTCCTCGAAGGGAGTGTATCGTTCCATGACAATCACCGAATGTATTAGACGCTCGCTGAGATATTAAAGATAGCGAGATACGGAATATCACGCGTCTCTGGACTTCTACTACAACATCTCCGATTCAGATATCGATCAGATAGCGTTCTTATCGACCAACACGTCGTGCAGTTCGTTCATGTGCGTGACGATGGTATCACAGGCGGGTGCGACGGCCGGTTTGGGGTCGAAGCCGACGGCCAATCCGGCGACTTCGAGCATCGGCAGGTCGTTCGCGCCGTCGCCGATAGCGATGGTGTTCACCATATCCACGCCCAGTTCCTCGGCGAGCGACCTGAGCGCCTTGTCCTTCGTCCCCTCGATGAGCGGGCCCTCGGTTTCTCCCGTGAGTTTCGTGCCGTCGTCCACGACTCGGTTGGCGACGATGGTGTCCACCGACACGCCCTCGCGGTCGAGCGCGACTTTGACGCCGCGTTCGAACCCTCCCGTGAGGATGGCGACGTGGGTTTCCTTGTCGGCCAAATCGTCGAGGATGTCGGCCGCGCCGGGTCGGAGCGTCACCTCCGAAAACGCGTCGGCGGACTTCTCCAGCGACAACCCTTCGAGGAGGGAGACCCGGTCGCGGAGGCTCTTCGCGTAGCTGATTTCGTCGTTCATCGCACGAGCGGTGATGTCGGCCATCTCGTCGGCCGCACCGACCTGTTTCCCGAGCAGGACCGTCATCTCCGAATCCGAAAGCGTTCCGTCGAAGTCGAACGCGACTAGCTTCATTCGAATCGAGGTTCGCGCTTTTGGTTGTTAAAGGAGTGTGGTCGTCGTGGAAATTGCCACGGTCTACTGCCCGAACGGCTTACCGTCCCAATCTCACCAACGTCATCAGTTCCCGCGCATCGTCCAACTTCTTCCGTCGCATCTGCTCGCCGATACTCGGTGAATCCAGTCCCTCCAACGCGTTGTACGCCCGGTCGATGCCCCGGATGCTCTCGACCAGTTGCTCGCCCTCTACGTACGAAATGTCGTCCCGTTCTATCCGGTGTTTTCGTTCGAGGCGTTCCCGCTTGAGTTGCCGTTTCACCTCCTCGATACGGTCGCGTTCGCCGTCCGGAATCGTTTCGAGTCGTTTGCACTCGAAGACGAACGCGTTCAGGTCGACGGTCGTTCCTTGGATGGTGATCTTCTCGGGGATTCTCTTCCCGATGGTTCCCGAGGGGCGGTCGACTTCGTCGAGGAGTCGCTCCCGCTGTCGCTCGTTCATATCTCGTCTTCACCTGACAGCAAGATAGGGGTTCGGAGCACGGACATACTCCAAAATATCTGACAAACACCCACGATTTATTTTCCAACCGGACGACGTTCGAACGATGAGCGACGAGGTACCGAGTTCGACCGAACTCCTCGGACGGGTCGATAACGCGACCCGGTTCGAAATCCTGCGGTCGCTGGCGAACGCGTGCCACGAGTCGCCGCCCGACCCGTGGCTCGAATACTCCGAACTCCGCGATGCGGTCTCCATCCGCGACAAGGGTAACTTCAACTACCACCTCGACCGACTCGGTGACCTCATCGAGAAGGGACCGGCCGGATACTGCATCTCGTCCTTCGGCATGCAGGTCGTTTCGGCCATCGCGTCCGGCACCCTCGACCCGGATTGGACGTGGGGTCCGATCGATGCGCCCGGCGAGTGCGTCTTCTGTGGCGATTCGGTGACCTTCCGCTACGAAGACGGTGCGCTCCGTCTCTCGTGCGGAACGGACGACCACACGCTGTTGCTTCCGGGTTCGCCGAGTTTGCTCGATACGGGACCGGAGGAAACCATCGTCGAGCGTATCGCGCTCTCGTCGTACCACGAGTTCGCACTGACCTACCGCGGTATCTGTCCCGGATGCGAAGGGTACGTCGACGGGACCATTCATCGTGACG is a window from the Haladaptatus sp. R4 genome containing:
- the serB gene encoding phosphoserine phosphatase SerB, with protein sequence MKLVAFDFDGTLSDSEMTVLLGKQVGAADEMADITARAMNDEISYAKSLRDRVSLLEGLSLEKSADAFSEVTLRPGAADILDDLADKETHVAILTGGFERGVKVALDREGVSVDTIVANRVVDDGTKLTGETEGPLIEGTKDKALRSLAEELGVDMVNTIAIGDGANDLPMLEVAGLAVGFDPKPAVAPACDTIVTHMNELHDVLVDKNAI
- a CDS encoding DUF5788 family protein, which produces MNERQRERLLDEVDRPSGTIGKRIPEKITIQGTTVDLNAFVFECKRLETIPDGERDRIEEVKRQLKRERLERKHRIERDDISYVEGEQLVESIRGIDRAYNALEGLDSPSIGEQMRRKKLDDARELMTLVRLGR
- a CDS encoding Hsp20/alpha crystallin family protein: MERYTPFEDMDRMFEQMRARMWGVSDLRQDLQGHSHGGTHLDLKEHDGEFILVADLPGFEKEEIEVSFNDDALTVAGKHEVSGDDFNRARELSERVTLPKSVEKDGIEATYRNGVLEVRLPIAETETDDGDRIEISD